The proteins below come from a single Danio aesculapii chromosome 23, fDanAes4.1, whole genome shotgun sequence genomic window:
- the LOC130217043 gene encoding specifically androgen-regulated gene protein, translating into MPKSDTWPGGISIESVSGMDSAGSCDSVHSVTSGFSDGSLEHLSAEEIACLMFLKETIESLEAEDDSGLSNDEPDCPSNGLKENTAHQTSISQNKSQEFSALEGQVKGIGKDGKPPQKYLVPTPLLLASGNGKIVKPVVKAPVEAPVGFIDAPDGFRSSPDHQQHGRIVLEDAPVKVAPSIGLLSDVVDLPPSFIPEPPVKTGLCNETKAKDGSSESLIVKPQLKVEKVSSEVPLEFIPPPSDFMDKPPDWPPPPIYDEPPEWIPELPNVEPHTSAESVKPTEVTKSQTVDPETSKVSLSHNDIENLRKKASFKKAPHLAPIMVAQHSSVDKPMTPSPSSEHIPALPKDYNDSKSPPAVAPKPKKLPSNIILKSHKDTGTTHSLLPQNERSQMDPQKIRMEALMKLGLLKNEEVETGPIGVSPSHSPTFKAKSHPQSPGYPTAPVETVQEPSRLSESPVDVQQPTEAIKHQDVKSREGSFKKQAVTSFQIKSASLDRAAIPPQTSNPDRTNVELSPGQLRRSRAGPSSLGSAKEFSISHLAEESHKLLHGAAVQHSNEPQKLPRHNGISVMISPNGKNGENRREALKKLGLLRD; encoded by the exons ATGCCCAAAAGTGACACCTGGCCAGGGGGCATTTCCATTGAATCTGTGTCTGGAATGGACAGTGCCGGAAGCTGTGATAGTGTGCATAGCGTCACCTCTGGATTT AGTGATGGCAGTCTGGAGCACCTTTCCGCTGAGGAGATAGCCTGCCTGATGTTTCTGAAGGAGACCATTGAGTCTTTGGAGGCAGAAGATGACAGCGGTTTGTCTAACGATGAGCCTGATTGTCCATCCAATGGCCTGAAAGAAAACACTGCTCATCAGACCTCCATCAGTCAGAACAAATCTCAGG AGTTCTCTGCCCTGGAAGGTCAAGTCAAAGGGATTGGTAAAGATGGTAAACCTCCTCAGAAGTACCTTGTGCCAACCCCATTGCTCCTTGCCAGTGGGAATGGCAAGATAGTCAAACCTGTGGTAAAGGCTCCCGTAGAAGCACCTGTGGGATTTATTGATGCACCCGATGGGTTCAGATCAAGCCCTGACCATCAACAACATGGACGGATAGTTTTAGAAGATGCTCCTGTAAAAGTAGCACCAAGCATTGGACTGTTAAGTGATGTGGTGGACTTGCCACCTTCTTTCATACCTGAACCTCCAGTTAAAACAGGTTTGTGTAATGAAACCAAAGCCAAAGATGGTTCTTCAGAGAGTTTAATTGTCAAACCCCAGCTGAAGGTGGAAAAGGTTTCCTCAGAGGTGCCACTGGAATTTATTCCTCCACCTTCAGACTTCATGGACAAACCACCGGATTGGCCGCCACCACCCATTTACGATGAACCCCCAGAATGGATTCCCGAACTCCCCAATGTGGAGCCACATACTTCTGCTGAATCCGTCAAGCCAACGGAGGTGACCAAATCACAAACTGTAGACCCAGAAACATCAAAAGTCTCATTATCCCACAATGATATTGAAAATCTACGCAAGAAGGCCTCCTTTAAGAAAGCACCACACTTGGCACCGATAATGGTTGCACAGCATTCTTCTGTAGACAAACCGATGACGCCTTCACCATCATCTGAACACATTCCTGCTTTACCAAAAGACTACAATGACTCTAAAAGCCCgcctgcggtagcacccaaacCCAAGAAACTCCCATCCAATATCATCCTCAAAAGTCACAAAGACACTGGGACGACCCATTCATTACTACCGCAAAATGAACGCAGTCAAATGGATCCGCAGAAAATCCGAATGGAGGCTTTGATGAAACTAGGCCTGCTGAAGAATGAAGAGGTTGAAACAGGTCCTATTGGTGTCTCTCCCTCTCATTCCCCAACATTCAAAGCTAAATCTCATCCACAGTCACCCGGTTACCCGACAGCACCTGTAGAAACTGTTCAAGAACCATCTAGACTTTCAGAAAGTCCAGTGGACGTGCAGCAACCTACAGAAGCTATAAAGCACCAAGATGTAAAAAGCAGAGAAGGTTCTTTTAAAAAGCAGGCAGTAACGTCCTTCCAGATCAAATCGGCATCCTTGGACCGTGCAGCGATTCCTCCACAGACATCAAATCCAGACAGGACCAATGTTGAGTTGTCACCAGGCCAGTTACGAAGAAGTCGAGCTGGACCTTCTTCTTTAGGGAGTGCAAAGGAGTTTAGTATCAGCCATTTGGCTGAAGAGTCACACAAGTTGCTTCATGGAGCTGCAGTCCAGCACAGCAATGAACCCCAAAAGTTGCCTCGCCACAACGGAATAAGCGTTATGATTTCCCCAAATGGTAAAAATGGGGAGAATCGAAGGGAAGCCTTGAAGAAACTGGGATTACTGAGGGACTAA